In Archangium violaceum, the following are encoded in one genomic region:
- a CDS encoding DUF4288 domain-containing protein, protein MPWFAVHAIMRVSFKDGFAGYVPVWENIYLVAAESPEEAHRKGVAKALAAEGDSSGTFFWDDHPASWVFAGVRKIIKCDDDPIEEGVEVTYSQFRLRGEDDLEKLVAGEPVKIVYED, encoded by the coding sequence ATGCCATGGTTTGCGGTGCACGCCATCATGAGGGTCAGCTTCAAGGATGGCTTCGCGGGTTACGTGCCAGTCTGGGAGAACATCTACCTGGTGGCCGCGGAATCTCCAGAGGAGGCGCACAGGAAGGGAGTGGCGAAGGCATTGGCCGCGGAGGGAGATAGCTCAGGCACGTTTTTCTGGGACGACCATCCGGCCAGCTGGGTTTTCGCGGGTGTCCGCAAGATCATCAAATGTGACGATGATCCAATCGAGGAAGGTGTCGAGGTCACCTACTCCCAGTTCCGGCTTCGAGGGGAGGACGACCTCGAGAAACTGGTAGCGGGAGAACCGGTGAAGATTGTCTATGAGGATTGA
- a CDS encoding ADYC domain-containing protein, which produces MDSGTRRKRPVGARLLGGMLVLFATTTAWAQVGGYQSDQGTHLHGTVDRKFEPITLLLSSARYQGVGFQQVGIDRGQLVGMWQGSPRRGDQFRDVSFSAEVEGQVVRFKVVAAQRHANVYTGVESSTAWEYQVEWSSPTRTGNLCPNGSWALAMPGRWKTVKAGETDANAGDPNARLNVLIYTQPDAFSFACRPVRSEEGQETRFIGGGVAAKCVDWGYAPWLSADPMPGGEPVVPATSIVEAFEYHAACTAMASADYCGEGMPNTINGTPLIMFNKGDVETQVEPEDPLTKYVSAGPFGADGDFFFESAWTGTPVYVFERTGESRAVRGKALCLTKKRWSTLKYGGTCPYSLPDPRQREHEPFYCEQLSVDELIGKGSMLFSYSTYIDTGLYRFKKPQTAQFLTTAATAMAPNGDGYVSQVGGAEQYLLDLPHAQSFEGSILGRNVPHTFPVLQSTRPLLRYRSTTGNGFLSLLMGMQAPAGYEPDGVDNLEGYVYMGPNVSGTTPVLWLWYRQQDGAYATSTRDLSVWGYTLVQQMGYLPSMNEYAQMP; this is translated from the coding sequence ATGGATTCGGGGACGCGGAGGAAGCGGCCGGTAGGGGCGAGGTTGCTCGGCGGGATGCTGGTGCTCTTCGCCACCACCACGGCCTGGGCGCAGGTGGGGGGCTACCAGAGCGATCAGGGGACGCACCTGCACGGCACGGTGGACAGGAAGTTCGAGCCCATCACGCTGCTGCTGAGTAGCGCGAGGTATCAGGGCGTCGGCTTCCAGCAGGTGGGAATCGATCGAGGCCAGCTCGTGGGGATGTGGCAGGGGAGCCCCAGGAGGGGGGATCAGTTCAGGGACGTGAGCTTCTCCGCGGAGGTGGAGGGCCAGGTGGTGAGATTCAAGGTCGTCGCGGCCCAGCGGCACGCCAATGTCTACACGGGCGTCGAGTCGAGCACCGCCTGGGAGTACCAGGTGGAATGGAGCTCGCCGACTCGGACCGGAAATCTGTGCCCGAACGGCTCCTGGGCGCTGGCGATGCCCGGCCGGTGGAAGACGGTGAAGGCGGGGGAGACGGACGCGAACGCGGGGGATCCGAACGCGCGCCTGAACGTGCTCATCTACACGCAGCCGGATGCGTTCTCCTTCGCGTGCCGTCCGGTGAGGAGTGAGGAGGGGCAGGAGACGCGGTTCATCGGGGGAGGGGTGGCGGCCAAGTGCGTGGATTGGGGTTATGCGCCGTGGCTGAGCGCGGATCCGATGCCGGGCGGGGAGCCGGTGGTCCCGGCGACGTCGATCGTCGAGGCCTTCGAGTACCACGCGGCCTGCACGGCGATGGCCTCGGCGGACTACTGCGGGGAGGGCATGCCCAATACCATCAATGGAACGCCGCTCATCATGTTCAACAAGGGGGACGTGGAGACGCAGGTGGAGCCGGAGGATCCGCTCACGAAGTATGTGTCGGCGGGCCCCTTCGGAGCGGATGGTGACTTCTTCTTCGAGTCGGCGTGGACGGGGACGCCGGTGTATGTCTTCGAGCGCACGGGCGAGAGCAGGGCGGTGCGGGGCAAGGCGCTGTGTCTGACGAAGAAGCGCTGGTCGACGCTGAAGTATGGAGGCACGTGCCCCTACAGCCTGCCGGATCCGCGCCAGCGCGAGCACGAGCCGTTCTACTGCGAGCAGCTCTCGGTGGACGAGCTGATTGGCAAGGGCTCGATGCTGTTCTCCTATTCGACGTACATCGACACGGGGCTGTACCGCTTCAAGAAGCCGCAGACGGCCCAATTCCTCACCACGGCCGCGACGGCCATGGCGCCGAATGGCGACGGGTACGTGTCCCAGGTGGGAGGCGCGGAGCAGTACCTGTTGGATCTGCCGCATGCGCAGTCGTTCGAGGGGAGCATCCTCGGACGGAACGTGCCGCACACGTTCCCGGTGCTGCAGTCCACGCGGCCGTTGCTGCGCTACCGCTCCACCACGGGGAACGGCTTCCTCTCACTGCTGATGGGGATGCAGGCGCCGGCGGGCTATGAGCCCGATGGCGTCGACAACCTCGAGGGCTATGTCTATATGGGGCCGAATGTGTCTGGGACCACGCCCGTGCTCTGGCTGTGGTACCGGCAGCAGGACGGGGCCTACGCGACGTCCACGCGGGACCTGAGCGTATGGGGCTATACGCTGGTTCAGCAGATGGGCTACCTGCCTTCGATGAACGAGTACGCCCAGATGCCGTAG
- a CDS encoding protein kinase domain-containing protein codes for MSAPAPQWEPPSSFEEYRLIRPLGHGAMGQVHLAQDTLLDRLVAVKFLSGVAPDEGQRERFRTEARAVARLQHPNIVAVHRIGEVLRRPYLVSEFIRGESLDKQSWPVPWEKVLGLGIGLARGLAAAHRKGVLHRDIKPANAMLTEDGEVKLLDFGLAKLLDAAEGARDGAPRWVAPSPPVTERTGEDDLATLSSPGKPQSSSSPVTERTGEDDLATLSSPGKPARSEPASGKSPEPEPEEGQAFGLTAAGAWVGTPRYMAPEVWRGEPASARSDVYSLGGVLYEMCVGHAPHQGPSLSELRQAVLGGRAAPVSSKVPGMDSRFAAIVDRCLELEPERRFSSAEELREALESLREGGHTELVVTERPYPGLHAFSAEERGVFFGRGAEVRALLDRLRAEPFVLVAGDSGVGKSSLCRAGLLPRVAEGALGSAWTVVTLVPGRHPVAALATALAALPGLDEARVVEALRAGAQGLGRLLRAHQGATGTLLFVDQLEELLTLAEPEEAALVSEALGTLAEGLPGVRVLATARGDFLTRLAALPGLGEVLSGALYLLRPLSEAGLREAITAPARARGVGFESEALVEALVAAGRAEGGLPLLQFALAELWEARDAERRLIPAAALEALGGVAGALARHADGVLARLLPDERIAARRLLLKLVTAEGTRARRTPAELLSGGVEAEEERAALEALVRGRLLVAREAQGEATYEVSHEALLTGWDLLRGWLAGDAERRAAHQRLERAAAEWRRLGRPADALWGARSLAEVASLEPGGLAPQESDFLAASRRAVRRGRLVRLGAVLALPLTAGFAYGGNLLLVRLETRREVDAHLHKARELLEEARQEGAAVESLRQQAFATLEVRDDKKGEELWASALRKAARLNEELHDPINQELRRALLKDPGREDTRQLLAGAIYERLLLAERAHQGSLREDLERQLDLYDGTGEYHRRLQAPARLDVETGPAGATVSVQRYVREGGHLRPSEPRPLGTTPLADVELEPGSYRLVLALPDRPPVYYPVLVARGEQLRLHIPLPASVPEGYVYVPPGRFLVGSEDEETVRRNILRVQPLHEARTGGFLIARHEVTYADWLRFLRELPPAEREQRRPRVQHFNGSVELSELPGGQWQLLLKPRDHTFLVREGERVHYPERTRFVDQDWLRFPVSGVSWHDAQAYVAWLSRSGKLPGARLCEIYEWERAARGADARLYPHGYELGPEDANFDRAYGQKNLAFGPDEVGSHPASDSPFGVSDLSGNVWEWVHLNAMPGSTFYSGGSYYQSFIDARSNNHYTNRDPSLRTPLVGLRVCADPPVPDPVP; via the coding sequence GTGTCCGCGCCCGCTCCCCAATGGGAGCCACCTTCATCCTTCGAGGAGTACCGGCTCATCCGCCCGCTCGGACATGGGGCCATGGGACAGGTGCACCTGGCGCAGGACACGCTGCTGGACCGGCTCGTCGCGGTGAAGTTCCTCTCCGGGGTCGCCCCGGACGAGGGCCAGCGCGAGCGCTTCCGCACCGAGGCGCGGGCCGTCGCCCGGTTGCAGCACCCCAACATCGTCGCCGTGCACCGCATCGGCGAGGTGCTGCGCCGGCCCTACCTCGTCTCGGAGTTCATTCGCGGCGAGAGCCTCGACAAGCAGTCGTGGCCCGTGCCGTGGGAGAAGGTGCTGGGACTGGGCATCGGCCTGGCGCGAGGGCTGGCGGCGGCGCACCGCAAGGGCGTGCTGCATCGCGACATCAAGCCCGCCAACGCCATGCTCACCGAGGACGGGGAGGTGAAGCTGCTCGACTTCGGCCTGGCCAAGCTGCTGGATGCCGCCGAGGGAGCGCGAGACGGAGCACCGCGGTGGGTGGCCCCGTCCCCCCCGGTGACGGAGCGGACGGGGGAGGACGACCTGGCGACGCTGTCCTCTCCGGGCAAGCCCCAGTCCTCGTCCTCCCCGGTGACGGAGCGGACGGGGGAGGACGACCTGGCGACGCTGTCCTCTCCAGGAAAGCCCGCCCGGAGCGAGCCCGCGTCGGGGAAGTCACCGGAGCCGGAGCCGGAGGAAGGACAGGCCTTCGGGCTGACGGCCGCGGGCGCCTGGGTGGGCACGCCCCGGTACATGGCGCCCGAGGTGTGGCGCGGTGAGCCGGCCTCGGCCCGCAGCGACGTGTACTCGCTCGGGGGCGTCCTCTACGAGATGTGCGTGGGCCACGCCCCGCACCAGGGCCCGAGCCTGAGCGAGCTGCGGCAGGCCGTGCTGGGCGGCCGCGCGGCCCCGGTGTCCTCGAAGGTGCCCGGGATGGATTCGCGCTTCGCGGCCATCGTCGACCGGTGCCTGGAGCTCGAGCCGGAGCGCCGCTTCTCCTCGGCCGAGGAGCTGCGCGAGGCGCTGGAGTCCCTGCGCGAGGGAGGCCACACCGAGCTGGTGGTGACGGAGCGGCCCTACCCGGGACTGCACGCCTTCTCCGCCGAGGAGCGCGGTGTCTTCTTCGGCCGGGGAGCGGAGGTGCGCGCGCTGCTGGACCGGCTGCGCGCCGAGCCCTTCGTGCTGGTGGCGGGTGACTCGGGCGTGGGCAAGTCCTCGCTGTGCCGTGCGGGCCTGCTGCCGCGCGTGGCGGAGGGGGCGCTCGGGAGCGCGTGGACGGTGGTGACGCTCGTCCCCGGGAGGCACCCGGTGGCGGCGCTGGCCACGGCGCTGGCCGCGCTGCCGGGGCTGGACGAGGCGCGGGTGGTGGAGGCGTTGCGGGCCGGGGCCCAGGGGCTGGGGCGGCTGCTGCGGGCACACCAGGGCGCCACCGGTACGCTCCTCTTCGTGGACCAGCTGGAGGAGCTGCTCACGCTGGCCGAGCCGGAGGAGGCCGCGCTCGTCTCCGAGGCCCTGGGGACGCTGGCGGAGGGCCTGCCCGGCGTGCGGGTGCTGGCCACGGCGCGCGGGGACTTCCTCACGCGGCTGGCGGCGCTGCCCGGGCTGGGCGAGGTGCTCTCCGGGGCGCTGTACCTGCTACGGCCGCTGTCGGAGGCGGGGCTGCGCGAGGCCATCACCGCGCCGGCGCGGGCCCGGGGGGTGGGCTTCGAGTCCGAGGCCCTGGTGGAGGCGCTGGTGGCGGCGGGACGCGCGGAGGGAGGGCTTCCGCTGCTCCAGTTCGCCCTGGCGGAGCTCTGGGAGGCGCGGGACGCGGAGCGGCGCCTCATCCCCGCCGCGGCCCTGGAGGCGCTCGGAGGCGTCGCGGGGGCGCTGGCCCGCCATGCCGATGGAGTCCTCGCCCGGCTGCTGCCGGATGAGCGGATCGCGGCGCGGCGCCTGTTGCTGAAGCTCGTCACCGCCGAGGGCACGCGGGCGCGGCGCACCCCGGCGGAGCTGCTGAGCGGTGGCGTGGAGGCGGAGGAGGAGCGGGCGGCCCTGGAGGCGCTGGTGCGCGGGCGCCTGCTGGTGGCGCGAGAGGCCCAGGGCGAGGCCACCTACGAGGTGTCGCACGAGGCGCTGCTGACGGGGTGGGACTTGCTGCGCGGCTGGCTGGCGGGAGACGCCGAGCGGCGGGCGGCCCACCAGCGGCTGGAGCGGGCGGCGGCGGAGTGGCGGCGGCTGGGCCGTCCGGCGGACGCGTTGTGGGGCGCGCGCTCCCTGGCGGAGGTCGCGTCGCTGGAGCCGGGCGGGCTCGCGCCCCAGGAGTCGGATTTCCTCGCGGCCTCGCGCCGGGCGGTGCGCCGGGGGAGGCTGGTGCGGCTCGGGGCGGTGCTGGCGCTGCCGCTCACCGCGGGTTTCGCCTACGGGGGCAACCTGCTGCTGGTGCGGTTGGAGACGCGGCGCGAGGTGGACGCCCACCTCCACAAGGCGCGGGAGCTGCTCGAGGAGGCGCGCCAGGAGGGCGCCGCCGTCGAGTCGCTCCGGCAACAGGCCTTCGCCACCCTCGAGGTCCGAGACGACAAGAAGGGGGAGGAGCTCTGGGCCAGCGCGCTGCGGAAGGCGGCCCGGTTGAACGAGGAGCTGCATGATCCGATCAACCAGGAGCTGCGGCGGGCCCTGTTGAAGGACCCCGGCCGCGAGGACACGCGCCAGCTCCTGGCGGGTGCCATCTACGAGCGCCTGTTGCTGGCCGAGCGAGCCCACCAGGGCTCGCTGCGGGAAGACCTGGAGCGCCAGCTCGACCTGTACGACGGGACGGGCGAGTACCACCGCCGCCTCCAGGCTCCGGCGCGGCTGGACGTGGAGACGGGGCCCGCGGGCGCCACCGTCTCCGTGCAGCGCTACGTCCGGGAGGGCGGGCACCTGCGGCCCTCCGAGCCCCGGCCGCTCGGTACGACTCCGCTGGCGGACGTGGAGCTGGAGCCGGGCTCGTACCGGCTGGTGCTCGCGTTGCCGGATCGCCCGCCCGTGTACTACCCGGTGCTCGTGGCGCGCGGGGAGCAACTGCGCCTGCACATCCCCCTGCCGGCCTCCGTGCCCGAGGGCTACGTCTACGTGCCGCCCGGCCGCTTCCTGGTGGGCAGCGAGGACGAGGAGACGGTCCGTCGCAACATCCTGCGGGTGCAGCCGTTGCACGAGGCGCGCACGGGCGGCTTCCTCATCGCCCGTCACGAGGTGACGTACGCCGACTGGCTGCGCTTCCTGCGCGAGCTGCCCCCCGCCGAGCGCGAGCAGCGCCGGCCGCGCGTCCAGCACTTCAACGGGAGCGTCGAGCTCAGCGAGCTGCCCGGTGGGCAGTGGCAGCTGTTGCTCAAGCCGAGGGATCACACCTTCCTGGTGCGCGAGGGCGAGCGGGTGCACTACCCGGAGCGCACGCGGTTCGTGGACCAGGACTGGCTGCGCTTTCCCGTGTCGGGCGTCTCCTGGCACGACGCCCAGGCCTATGTCGCGTGGCTGTCGCGCTCGGGGAAGCTGCCCGGGGCGCGCCTGTGTGAAATCTACGAGTGGGAGCGGGCCGCCCGCGGCGCGGATGCTCGGCTCTACCCCCACGGCTACGAGCTGGGGCCCGAGGACGCCAACTTCGATCGCGCCTACGGGCAGAAGAACCTCGCCTTTGGCCCCGACGAGGTGGGCAGCCACCCCGCTTCCGACAGCCCCTTCGGCGTCTCGGACCTCTCCGGCAACGTCTGGGAATGGGTGCACCTGAACGCGATGCCTGGCTCGACCTTCTACTCGGGCGGCAGCTACTACCAGAGCTTCATCGACGCCCGGAGCAACAACCACTACACCAACAGGGATCCCTCGCTGCGCACGCCGCTCGTCGGCCTGCGCGTCTGCGCGGATCCACCCGTCCCTGACCCGGTTCCCTGA
- a CDS encoding sigma 54-interacting transcriptional regulator: MDEGDDQTWSVGQVNVRKNVERFRLLVVDGTTSSMVDLPVEGQLNIGRATEMDVRVADRSVSRRHARLYVQGGKVRISDWDSHNGVRINGQLIQEVSPLQPGDVVSIGEVNLVLYAASSAASFAGQGGRAAQATELVLGERTVVVADPAMLRLYELIRRLAASELTVLILGETGAGKENAAFAVHHWSRRSGKPFVAINCASIAETLVESELFGHEKGAFTGATTTKPGLLETAEGGTVFLDEAGELPAAAQAKLLRVLETRRILRVGGTKEREIDIRIVAATHRNLEKEVEAGRFRKDLFFRLGAATVVLPPLRDRRGEVHVLAERFLAAACTASGREPMSLAPETLEALESYGWPGNVRELKNTLDYVAATATEAVVRPSHLPERVLAALSPPTPPAPAAAGAPHRPPELEPEAAPEEASTDSEPLRRMPLAEELRAIEREAMAKALRETGGVKVRAAEILGMPLRTFTFKCKQYGL, encoded by the coding sequence ATGGACGAGGGTGACGATCAGACCTGGAGCGTGGGCCAGGTGAACGTGCGCAAGAATGTCGAGCGGTTCCGCCTGCTCGTGGTCGATGGGACGACGTCGTCCATGGTGGATCTGCCGGTCGAGGGGCAATTGAACATCGGCCGGGCCACCGAGATGGATGTGCGCGTCGCGGACCGCTCGGTCTCCCGCCGCCATGCACGGCTCTATGTCCAGGGCGGCAAGGTGCGCATCTCCGACTGGGACAGCCACAACGGCGTGCGCATCAACGGACAGCTCATCCAGGAGGTGTCTCCGCTCCAGCCGGGCGACGTGGTGTCCATCGGCGAGGTGAACCTGGTGCTGTACGCCGCGTCCTCCGCGGCCTCGTTCGCCGGCCAGGGTGGCCGGGCGGCCCAGGCCACGGAGCTGGTGCTCGGCGAGCGCACCGTGGTGGTGGCCGATCCGGCCATGCTGCGCCTCTACGAGCTCATCCGCCGTCTGGCCGCCAGCGAGCTGACGGTGCTCATCCTCGGGGAGACGGGGGCCGGCAAGGAGAACGCCGCCTTCGCCGTGCACCACTGGTCGCGCCGCTCGGGCAAGCCCTTCGTGGCCATCAACTGCGCCTCCATCGCCGAGACGCTGGTGGAGAGCGAGCTGTTCGGCCACGAGAAGGGCGCCTTCACCGGGGCCACCACCACCAAGCCGGGCCTGTTGGAGACGGCGGAGGGGGGCACCGTGTTCCTCGACGAGGCGGGCGAGCTGCCCGCGGCCGCCCAGGCCAAGCTGCTGCGCGTGCTGGAGACACGGCGCATCCTGCGCGTGGGCGGGACGAAGGAGCGGGAGATCGACATCCGCATCGTCGCCGCCACGCACCGCAACCTGGAGAAGGAGGTGGAGGCGGGGCGCTTCCGCAAGGATCTCTTCTTCCGACTCGGCGCCGCCACCGTGGTGCTGCCCCCGCTGCGCGACCGGCGCGGGGAGGTGCACGTGCTGGCCGAGCGCTTCCTCGCCGCCGCCTGTACCGCCTCGGGGCGCGAGCCGATGTCGCTGGCACCCGAGACCCTGGAGGCGCTCGAGAGCTACGGCTGGCCGGGCAACGTGCGCGAGCTGAAGAACACCCTGGACTACGTGGCGGCCACGGCAACGGAGGCGGTGGTGCGGCCGAGCCACCTGCCCGAGCGCGTCCTCGCCGCGCTGTCTCCTCCCACGCCCCCCGCGCCCGCCGCCGCTGGAGCACCGCACCGTCCGCCGGAGCTGGAGCCGGAGGCCGCGCCGGAAGAGGCCTCCACCGACTCCGAGCCGCTCCGCCGCATGCCGCTCGCCGAGGAATTGCGCGCCATCGAGCGCGAGGCGATGGCCAAGGCCCTGCGCGAGACAGGGGGGGTGAAGGTGCGAGCCGCCGAGATACTCGGCATGCCGCTGCGCACCTTCACCTTCAAGTGCAAGCAGTACGGGCTGTAG
- a CDS encoding ADYC domain-containing protein — protein sequence MHFGTMWRRSAGAALTAGVVALLATTAGAQQGGTQNDQGTRLSGSAGELYERIGIPLSSAMHQGASIEVSLESGLLEQKGSGPLKGSLFKNVTFFTTVMVNNQNQTVKFTVQSANRHVNVYTERPSNTAWEYQVTWESPNGSGSLCKDGRPALALPGRWKGNVYIPSEPRPMFSFACVPLETQNPNGSSWYAKGGVAAKCVDWGYPPWLNKDALPGNGVYPATTLDEALRYHVSCVAMASADYCGEARSNTVDGTPIVMFNTQNVENGKDGMGNATPYVAAGPFGSGAEFLFEAAWAAVPAATTTGSGLRPKALCLTKKRWSTLPISGACTLDAGFVQDPRKPPAAATTRPRPAVPLPPRFCEEMPRNELLSQGALLFSYSSYVDAGLYRFVNPTTGAYLTTARVDVGPSGKYPDYKPDPSIPGAADFVPDINSNRPFFEGPLFSANAPSSVPGFAHTRPLLRYSSTLPDGKRRHVTLVEGAQVPPGFAPDGSNNTEGYIYVGMPPAGVPALRLWQKTPGPGFLTTTSDMTAQGYLDLSGPVPMGFLPSMSAYSQLP from the coding sequence ATGCATTTCGGGACGATGTGGAGGCGGTCGGCGGGAGCCGCGCTCACGGCGGGTGTGGTCGCTCTGCTCGCCACCACGGCGGGGGCTCAGCAGGGGGGAACCCAGAACGATCAGGGCACGCGCTTGAGTGGCAGCGCGGGGGAGCTCTACGAGCGCATCGGCATTCCGTTGAGCTCCGCGATGCACCAGGGCGCCAGCATCGAGGTCTCGCTCGAATCGGGCCTGTTGGAGCAGAAGGGAAGCGGGCCGTTGAAGGGCTCCTTGTTCAAGAACGTGACCTTCTTCACGACGGTGATGGTGAACAACCAGAACCAGACGGTGAAGTTCACGGTCCAATCGGCCAATCGGCACGTCAACGTCTACACCGAGAGGCCATCGAATACCGCCTGGGAGTACCAGGTGACGTGGGAGTCGCCGAACGGCAGTGGCAGTCTGTGCAAGGACGGGAGGCCGGCGCTCGCGCTGCCGGGCCGTTGGAAGGGGAACGTCTACATTCCGTCCGAGCCGCGGCCGATGTTCTCCTTCGCCTGCGTGCCGCTCGAGACGCAGAACCCCAATGGGAGCTCCTGGTACGCCAAGGGAGGCGTGGCCGCCAAGTGCGTCGATTGGGGCTACCCGCCCTGGCTGAACAAGGATGCTCTTCCGGGCAACGGTGTCTACCCGGCCACCACGCTCGACGAGGCGCTGCGCTACCACGTGTCCTGCGTCGCCATGGCCTCCGCGGACTACTGCGGCGAGGCCAGGTCCAACACCGTCGATGGCACGCCCATCGTCATGTTCAACACCCAGAACGTGGAGAACGGGAAGGATGGTATGGGCAACGCGACCCCCTACGTCGCGGCCGGTCCTTTCGGCTCGGGGGCGGAGTTTCTCTTCGAGGCGGCCTGGGCGGCGGTCCCCGCTGCCACTACCACCGGCTCCGGGCTGCGCCCCAAGGCGCTGTGTCTGACCAAGAAGCGTTGGTCCACCCTGCCGATCAGCGGCGCCTGCACCCTCGACGCCGGTTTCGTGCAGGATCCCCGGAAGCCCCCGGCTGCCGCCACCACCCGCCCTCGCCCCGCCGTCCCGCTCCCTCCCCGGTTCTGCGAGGAGATGCCCAGGAACGAGCTGTTGTCGCAGGGGGCGCTGCTGTTCTCCTACTCCAGCTATGTCGATGCGGGGCTCTACCGCTTCGTCAACCCGACGACCGGCGCGTACCTGACCACTGCCAGGGTGGACGTCGGCCCGTCCGGCAAATATCCCGACTACAAGCCGGATCCGAGCATCCCGGGCGCGGCTGACTTCGTGCCGGACATCAATTCCAACCGACCCTTCTTCGAGGGCCCTCTCTTCAGCGCGAACGCACCCTCGTCGGTTCCGGGCTTCGCGCACACGCGGCCCTTGCTGCGCTACTCCTCCACCCTTCCGGATGGCAAGCGGCGCCACGTCACCCTGGTGGAAGGCGCGCAGGTGCCCCCGGGTTTCGCACCCGATGGGTCCAACAACACCGAGGGGTACATCTACGTGGGTATGCCACCGGCGGGGGTACCCGCGCTCCGCCTCTGGCAGAAGACTCCAGGCCCGGGCTTCCTGACGACCACCAGCGACATGACGGCCCAGGGCTACCTCGACCTCTCCGGCCCGGTGCCGATGGGGTTCCTGCCCTCGATGAGCGCCTACTCCCAGTTGCCCTGA